The Streptomyces sp. NBC_00691 genome has a segment encoding these proteins:
- a CDS encoding MFS transporter produces the protein MAGGVPIGRDFGWLWTAYAVGTLGTWVAFNAFPLLAITVLHKGSAEVAALAAVGAAVGAAVALPLGPWVEFRRKRPVMVAMDLVRCAAMLSVAAAYALDRLGFVQLLVVSVVVAAADITFGAASGACLKALVPAEGRLLAQARLESTTWTATVLGPPLGGALFALLGPVATVLVDALSYLLSAAGIRAVKGREPRPTRRDGSGMRAGELLQGWRHILGQPVLRPLFVNSVLVNGLIMATAPLLAVLMLGPLGFAPWQYGLAFAVPCIGGLVGSRLSRPLVARYGRHRVLWTSGVLRACWPVGLVLVHPGVTGLVLVMVVELALITCAGVFTPVLATHRLDLTPTDRVARTLTAWSVTAKASVAALTALWGLLAAAVGPRAAIGLAGVLLLATPLLLPREEVRTKGHVDTCN, from the coding sequence ATGGCGGGCGGAGTGCCCATCGGACGGGACTTCGGGTGGCTGTGGACGGCCTACGCGGTCGGCACCCTGGGCACCTGGGTCGCCTTCAACGCCTTCCCGCTGCTCGCGATCACCGTGCTCCACAAGGGCTCCGCCGAGGTGGCCGCGCTGGCCGCCGTGGGAGCGGCCGTCGGCGCGGCGGTCGCGCTGCCGCTGGGACCCTGGGTGGAGTTCCGCCGCAAGCGGCCCGTGATGGTCGCCATGGACCTCGTGCGGTGCGCGGCGATGCTGAGCGTCGCCGCCGCGTACGCGCTGGACCGGCTCGGCTTCGTCCAGCTCCTCGTGGTCTCCGTGGTCGTCGCGGCGGCCGACATCACGTTCGGCGCGGCGTCCGGTGCCTGCCTGAAGGCGCTCGTACCGGCGGAGGGCCGGCTTCTCGCGCAGGCCCGGCTCGAATCCACCACCTGGACCGCGACCGTCCTCGGACCGCCGCTCGGCGGAGCCCTGTTCGCCCTCCTCGGCCCGGTGGCGACCGTGCTGGTCGACGCCCTGAGCTATCTCCTCTCGGCAGCGGGCATCCGGGCCGTCAAGGGGCGCGAACCCCGCCCCACGCGCCGGGACGGGTCGGGGATGCGGGCCGGCGAGCTTCTCCAAGGGTGGCGGCACATCCTCGGCCAGCCCGTCCTGCGCCCGTTGTTCGTCAACTCCGTCCTGGTCAACGGCCTCATCATGGCGACCGCGCCGCTGCTGGCCGTCCTGATGCTGGGGCCGCTCGGCTTCGCCCCCTGGCAGTACGGGCTCGCCTTCGCCGTGCCCTGTATCGGCGGGCTCGTCGGCTCACGGCTCTCTCGCCCGCTCGTCGCGCGATACGGCCGGCACCGGGTCCTGTGGACCTCGGGCGTGCTCCGCGCGTGCTGGCCCGTCGGCCTCGTCCTCGTCCACCCGGGTGTCACCGGGCTGGTGCTGGTGATGGTCGTCGAGCTGGCGCTGATCACCTGTGCCGGCGTGTTCACCCCGGTGCTCGCCACCCACCGCCTCGACCTGACGCCGACCGACCGGGTCGCCCGTACGCTCACCGCCTGGTCCGTCACCGCGAAGGCCTCCGTCGCGGCCCTGACCGCGCTCTGGGGGCTTCTCGCGGCCGCTGTCGGCCCCCGGGCGGCGATCGGCCTGGCGGGCGTCCTGCTGCTGGCGACACCCCTGCTGCTGCCCAGGGAGGAGGTACGCACGAAGGGACACGTTGACACGTGTAACTGA